The DNA segment CCGTGCCGCGGCGCGGAAAGTCATTCCGCCCAGTGTACCCAGCCGGTCCAGGCTGTGGCAAGCACCACGATGCCGAAAACGATGCGGTAGTAGGCGAAAGGCACGAAGCTGTGGGTGCTGATGTAGCGCAGCAGCCAGCGCACGCACAGCCAGGCGCTCACGAACGAGAACAGCAGGCCCACGGCGAACAGCGGCAGGTCGGACATCGACAGCAGGTGCCGCTCCTTGTAGAGGCTGTACACGCCCGCGCCGATCAGCGTGGGGATCGCCAGGAAGAACGAGAAATCGGTGGCAGCCTTGCGCGACAGGCCCAGCAGCATCCCGCCGATGATGGTGGCGCCGCTGCGGCTCGTACCCGGCACCATGGCCAGGCACTGCACCAGGCCCACTTTCAGTGCGTCCAGCGGGGTCATGTCGTCCACGGAGTCCACGCGTACGGCGCCGGGGGCCCGCCGTTCCGCCCAGAGGATGACGAAGCCGCCCAGGATGAAGGTGGATGCCACGACCACCGGCGTGAAGAGGTGCTCCTTGATCGCCTTGCCGAAGATCAGCGCGAGCACCACGGCCGGCAGGAAGCCGATGAGCACGTTGAGCGCGAAGCGCCGGGCGCGGGGCTGGGTGGGCAGCGCCACCAGGGTTTCGCGGATTTTCTGCCAGTACACCAGCACGACCGCGAAGATCGCGCCGGTCTGGATGGCGATGTCGAATACCTTGGCCTTGTCGTCGTCGAAACCGAGCAGCGCGCCCGCGAGGATCAGGTGGCCGGTGGAGGAGATGGGAAGGAACTCGGTCAGGCCCTCGACCACGCCCATGACGGCGGCCTTGGCCAGCAAGATGAAATCCACGGAAATCCTTTTTCGTGTGGTGGGGAAAGCAGCCGCGGATTATCGGGGCTCGGCAGCGCCCTGCCCGGCCGTGGCGGCGCCGCTTCCCTCCATCCAGGAGGCCTGCCAGCCGCCGCCCAGGGCCTGGATGAGCGATGCCACCGCGAGCTGGCGGTTCACCTGCAGCTGCAGCAATGCGCGCCGCGCCGACAGCGCAGCCACCTGGGCGGTGACCACGTCGGTATAGCTCACCTGCCCGGCGCGGTAGCGGTTGAGCATCTGCTCCTCCGTGCGCTGGGCGGCCGAGACGGCCTCCTGCCGCAGCGGCTCCTGCGCCTGCAGGGTGCGCACCGCCGTGAGCTGGTCTTCCACCGTCTGGAAGGCACCGAGCACCGTCTGGCGGTAGTTGGCCACGCGCGCGTCGCGGGCCGCGCGTGCCTGGTCCACGCGCGCGGCGATGGCACCG comes from the Paracidovorax avenae ATCC 19860 genome and includes:
- a CDS encoding undecaprenyl-diphosphate phosphatase produces the protein MDFILLAKAAVMGVVEGLTEFLPISSTGHLILAGALLGFDDDKAKVFDIAIQTGAIFAVVLVYWQKIRETLVALPTQPRARRFALNVLIGFLPAVVLALIFGKAIKEHLFTPVVVASTFILGGFVILWAERRAPGAVRVDSVDDMTPLDALKVGLVQCLAMVPGTSRSGATIIGGMLLGLSRKAATDFSFFLAIPTLIGAGVYSLYKERHLLSMSDLPLFAVGLLFSFVSAWLCVRWLLRYISTHSFVPFAYYRIVFGIVVLATAWTGWVHWAE